The Vigna radiata var. radiata cultivar VC1973A unplaced genomic scaffold, Vradiata_ver6 scaffold_214, whole genome shotgun sequence genome window below encodes:
- the LOC106778144 gene encoding protein GRAVITROPIC IN THE LIGHT 1 isoform X1, with the protein MMESVKPVAVTPRKKLARSFAKVLHVKALIGIASVDGLKNVISDANLKDEGNMGKSNKSSLNWSESFVEDDDEELQERKANEALLAKLFASISIVKGAYAELQYSQSPFDPDGIEAADQLLVSELKNLSELKQCFLKKQFDPSPETAILEAESKELQGVIKTYEIMGKKLESQVRLKDSEVIFLREKLEEANKRNKAIERRLNQSGQLAVLDNVHISGLSPSHFISVLRHAVRSIRNFVRVIVDEMRSADWDVDAAVNAIEQNVVYLAEDHKCFAIEAFVCREMFDAFHFPNFSVSKESLPDRSKRQQWFYGRFNEMKSMKAKDFLAEKPRSSFAKFCRVKYLKLVHPKMESSFFGNMSQRNLVNAGEFPDTAFFTSFAEMAKRVWLLHCLAFSLEPQASIFQVGKGCRFSDVYMESVNDEIFLYSEVESDPQVAFTVVPGFRIGKTVIQCQVYLSQHQSKAKKITSTKQR; encoded by the exons atg ATGGAATCGGTGAAGCCAGTGGCTGTGACCCCGAGGAAGAAGCTGGCACGCAGTTTTGCTAAGGTTCTTCATGTGAAAGCACTGATTGGGATTGCCTCTGTTGATGGGTTGAAGAATGTTATATCTGATGCAAATCTCAAGGATGAAGGGAACATGGGAAAGAGTAATAAGAGTTCACTGAATTGGTCTGAGTCTTtcgttgaagatgatgatgaagagcTTCAGGAGAGAAAGGCCAATGAAGCTCTTCTGGCAAAGCTTTTTGCTAGCATTTCAATTGTTAAAGGTGCATATGCTGAGTTGCAATATTCTCAGTCACCTTTTGACCCTGATGGAATCGAAGCTGCTGATCAATTGCTAGTGTCTGAGTTAAAGAACTTGTCTGAGCTGAAACAATGTTTCTTGAAGAAACAGTTTGATCCTTCGCCCGAGACAGCTATTCTTGAGGCTGAATCCAAGGAGCTGCAGGGTGTGATCAAAACATATGAGATCATGGGGAAGAAGCTAGAGTCACAGGTGCGGCTCAAGGATTCTGAGGTTATTTTTCTTAGGGAAAAGTTAGAGGAAGCTAATAAGCGTAACAAGGCAATTGAGAGGAGATTAAATCAAAGTGGCCAACTAGCTGTGCTTGATAATGTTCACATATCAGGGTTAAGTCCTAGCCATTTTATCTCAGTTCTTCGCCATGCGGTTAGGTCCATTCGCAACTTCGTGAGGGTGATTGTGGATGAGATGAGATCTGCAGATTGGGATGTTGATGCTGCAGTGAATGCCATTGAGCAGAATGTGGTTTATTTGGCAGAAGATCACAAGTGTTTTGCAATTGAGGCATTTGTTTGCAGAGAGATGTTTGATGCTTTCCACTTCCCCAACTTTTCTGTGTCAAAAGAGTCTCTCCCTGATAGAAGCAAGAGACAGCAGTGGTTCTATGGGAGGTTCAATGAGATGAAATCCATGAAGGCAAAGGACTTCCTTGCTGAGAAGCCAAGATCATCATTTGCAAAGTTTTGCAGGGTGAAGTACTTGAAACTGGTTCATCCCAAGATGGAGTCATCATTTTTTGGTAACATGAGTCAAAGGAACCTTGTGAATGCTGGAGAGTTTCCAGACACTGCATTCTTCACATCATTTGCTGAGATGGCCAAGAGGGTGTGGCTTCTACACTGCTTGGCCTTCTCTTTGGAGCCCCAAGCTTCAATCTTTCAAGTGGGGAAGGGGTGTAGATTCTCTGATGTATACATGGAAAGTGTGAATGATGAAATCTTCCTGTATTCAGAAGTGGAATCAGATCCACAAGTTGCTTTCACAGTAGTTCCGGGGTTTAGGATTGGTAAAACTGTTATACAGTGTCAAGTTTACCTCTCACAGCACCAAAGCAAGGCAAAAAAAATCACTTCCACAAAGCAAAGGTAG
- the LOC106778144 gene encoding protein GRAVITROPIC IN THE LIGHT 1 isoform X2 encodes MESVKPVAVTPRKKLARSFAKVLHVKALIGIASVDGLKNVISDANLKDEGNMGKSNKSSLNWSESFVEDDDEELQERKANEALLAKLFASISIVKGAYAELQYSQSPFDPDGIEAADQLLVSELKNLSELKQCFLKKQFDPSPETAILEAESKELQGVIKTYEIMGKKLESQVRLKDSEVIFLREKLEEANKRNKAIERRLNQSGQLAVLDNVHISGLSPSHFISVLRHAVRSIRNFVRVIVDEMRSADWDVDAAVNAIEQNVVYLAEDHKCFAIEAFVCREMFDAFHFPNFSVSKESLPDRSKRQQWFYGRFNEMKSMKAKDFLAEKPRSSFAKFCRVKYLKLVHPKMESSFFGNMSQRNLVNAGEFPDTAFFTSFAEMAKRVWLLHCLAFSLEPQASIFQVGKGCRFSDVYMESVNDEIFLYSEVESDPQVAFTVVPGFRIGKTVIQCQVYLSQHQSKAKKITSTKQR; translated from the coding sequence ATGGAATCGGTGAAGCCAGTGGCTGTGACCCCGAGGAAGAAGCTGGCACGCAGTTTTGCTAAGGTTCTTCATGTGAAAGCACTGATTGGGATTGCCTCTGTTGATGGGTTGAAGAATGTTATATCTGATGCAAATCTCAAGGATGAAGGGAACATGGGAAAGAGTAATAAGAGTTCACTGAATTGGTCTGAGTCTTtcgttgaagatgatgatgaagagcTTCAGGAGAGAAAGGCCAATGAAGCTCTTCTGGCAAAGCTTTTTGCTAGCATTTCAATTGTTAAAGGTGCATATGCTGAGTTGCAATATTCTCAGTCACCTTTTGACCCTGATGGAATCGAAGCTGCTGATCAATTGCTAGTGTCTGAGTTAAAGAACTTGTCTGAGCTGAAACAATGTTTCTTGAAGAAACAGTTTGATCCTTCGCCCGAGACAGCTATTCTTGAGGCTGAATCCAAGGAGCTGCAGGGTGTGATCAAAACATATGAGATCATGGGGAAGAAGCTAGAGTCACAGGTGCGGCTCAAGGATTCTGAGGTTATTTTTCTTAGGGAAAAGTTAGAGGAAGCTAATAAGCGTAACAAGGCAATTGAGAGGAGATTAAATCAAAGTGGCCAACTAGCTGTGCTTGATAATGTTCACATATCAGGGTTAAGTCCTAGCCATTTTATCTCAGTTCTTCGCCATGCGGTTAGGTCCATTCGCAACTTCGTGAGGGTGATTGTGGATGAGATGAGATCTGCAGATTGGGATGTTGATGCTGCAGTGAATGCCATTGAGCAGAATGTGGTTTATTTGGCAGAAGATCACAAGTGTTTTGCAATTGAGGCATTTGTTTGCAGAGAGATGTTTGATGCTTTCCACTTCCCCAACTTTTCTGTGTCAAAAGAGTCTCTCCCTGATAGAAGCAAGAGACAGCAGTGGTTCTATGGGAGGTTCAATGAGATGAAATCCATGAAGGCAAAGGACTTCCTTGCTGAGAAGCCAAGATCATCATTTGCAAAGTTTTGCAGGGTGAAGTACTTGAAACTGGTTCATCCCAAGATGGAGTCATCATTTTTTGGTAACATGAGTCAAAGGAACCTTGTGAATGCTGGAGAGTTTCCAGACACTGCATTCTTCACATCATTTGCTGAGATGGCCAAGAGGGTGTGGCTTCTACACTGCTTGGCCTTCTCTTTGGAGCCCCAAGCTTCAATCTTTCAAGTGGGGAAGGGGTGTAGATTCTCTGATGTATACATGGAAAGTGTGAATGATGAAATCTTCCTGTATTCAGAAGTGGAATCAGATCCACAAGTTGCTTTCACAGTAGTTCCGGGGTTTAGGATTGGTAAAACTGTTATACAGTGTCAAGTTTACCTCTCACAGCACCAAAGCAAGGCAAAAAAAATCACTTCCACAAAGCAAAGGTAG